A region from the Clavibacter sp. A6099 genome encodes:
- the rplE gene encoding 50S ribosomal protein L5 — MTDTATADTAEGTQLPRLKQKYRTEIVSQLTADLGFTNVHQVPGLTKIVVNMGVGDAARDGKIIDGAVADLTKITGQKPQVTKARKSIAQFKLREGQAIGTHVTLRGDRMWEFLDRLLSLALPRIRDFRGLSPKQFDGNGNYTFGLNEQSMFHEIDQDRIDRVRGMDITVVTTARTDDEGRALLKALGFPFQTPENTP; from the coding sequence ATGACCGACACCGCAACCGCTGACACGGCCGAGGGCACGCAGCTCCCGCGCCTGAAGCAGAAGTACCGCACCGAGATCGTCAGCCAGCTGACCGCTGATCTCGGCTTCACGAACGTGCACCAGGTGCCCGGGCTCACGAAGATCGTCGTGAACATGGGCGTCGGCGACGCCGCACGTGACGGCAAGATCATCGACGGCGCGGTCGCCGACCTCACCAAGATCACGGGCCAGAAGCCGCAGGTCACGAAGGCCCGCAAGTCGATCGCCCAGTTCAAGCTGCGTGAGGGCCAGGCCATCGGCACCCACGTGACGCTGCGCGGCGACCGCATGTGGGAGTTCCTCGACCGCCTGCTGTCCCTCGCCCTGCCCCGCATCCGCGACTTCCGCGGGCTCAGCCCGAAGCAGTTCGACGGCAACGGCAACTACACGTTCGGTCTCAACGAGCAGTCCATGTTCCACGAGATCGACCAGGACCGCATCGACCGGGTCCGCGGCATGGACATCACGGTCGTCACGACCGCTCGGACGGACGACGAGGGACGCGCGCTGCTCAAGGC
- the rplX gene encoding 50S ribosomal protein L24: MANIKKGDLVQVITGRTQAKGGDRGKQGRVLSVLVERNRVVVEGVNFVTKHVRVGQTQRGSKTGGIETIEAPIHISNVALVDPESKKPTRVGFRTEQVEKDGVSKTVRVRYAKKSGKDL; this comes from the coding sequence TCGTGCAGGTCATCACGGGTCGCACGCAGGCCAAGGGCGGCGACCGGGGCAAGCAGGGCCGCGTCCTGTCCGTCCTGGTCGAGCGCAACCGCGTCGTCGTCGAGGGCGTGAACTTCGTCACGAAGCACGTCCGCGTCGGCCAGACGCAGCGCGGCTCCAAGACCGGCGGCATCGAGACCATCGAGGCGCCCATCCACATCTCCAACGTCGCGCTCGTCGACCCCGAGTCCAAGAAGCCCACGCGAGTCGGCTTCCGGACCGAGCAGGTCGAGAAGGACGGGGTCTCCAAGACCGTCCGCGTCCGCTACGCCAAGAAGTCAGGTAAGGACCTCTAG